The following proteins come from a genomic window of Gottfriedia acidiceleris:
- a CDS encoding DUF952 domain-containing protein, protein MILHIIGNKDWQNANNSGEYSPDSLNTEGFIHCSTLKQTVEIANLFFKGATDLKILCINEEKTKSKIVYEDTENFGQLFPHIYGPLNLDAVFKVVDLHADENGQFLLPNELIVQE, encoded by the coding sequence ATGATATTACATATTATTGGAAACAAAGACTGGCAAAATGCAAATAATTCAGGTGAATATTCACCTGATAGTTTAAACACCGAGGGCTTTATCCATTGTTCGACCCTTAAACAAACAGTTGAAATCGCCAACTTATTCTTTAAAGGTGCAACTGATTTAAAAATACTTTGTATTAATGAAGAAAAAACAAAATCAAAAATCGTATATGAAGATACTGAAAACTTTGGTCAATTATTTCCTCATATTTATGGACCATTAAATTTAGATGCTGTTTTTAAAGTTGTTGATCTTCACGCAGATGAAAATGGACAATTTCTATTACCTAATGAATTAATTGTGCAAGAATAA
- a CDS encoding spore germination protein — protein sequence MDYSNEQKKRLRKFNLRSSVIHTEGNLIENFNIIQKIFPTSDLVKKKLIINDKLAMLFYLSGLVDEKKIAHFINTISINSNLNETNLFITNNTERTNQILEIEKFILEGKSILFIEGDPISFVYSTENWPQRSYMPPSIDNSLKGSKISFVETYQSNIALLRRLIQSRDFQIKQTEVGKENKTLVAISYIDGLIDEDLLSGINQKIASLKIDNLLSANHLAQLMEGNPFSPFPQFLTTERPDVAALSLLEGKVVIVVDCSSEVIILPINFAIFFKTIDDYTSRAIVTSFNRILRIFAFFITIFLPGVYIAIISFNYEIVPLKLLLSIGESRAKVPFDPLFEAIVMELTLEMLREAAIRLPSPISTTVGVVGGIVIGQAAVQAGIVSNIMVIVVAITAISSFIIPNYEMASSLRVIRFPVMIMASLFGLIGLIVSTMVLMIHGLSLSSFDKPYTLPFSPINREAFMDTFIRVPLRYLWKKHSKRNEE from the coding sequence GTGGATTATTCTAATGAACAAAAGAAGCGTTTAAGAAAATTTAATTTACGTTCTTCCGTTATTCATACTGAAGGAAATTTAATAGAAAACTTTAATATCATTCAAAAAATTTTTCCTACTTCTGATCTCGTAAAGAAAAAATTAATAATAAATGATAAATTAGCTATGTTATTTTATTTGTCAGGTTTAGTTGATGAGAAAAAAATAGCTCATTTTATCAATACAATTAGTATAAATTCAAATTTAAATGAAACTAATTTATTTATTACAAATAATACTGAACGGACAAATCAAATACTAGAAATTGAAAAATTCATTCTAGAAGGTAAGAGTATTCTTTTTATTGAAGGCGATCCAATTTCATTTGTTTATTCGACTGAAAATTGGCCACAAAGATCTTATATGCCTCCAAGTATTGATAATTCTTTAAAAGGTTCTAAAATATCCTTTGTGGAAACATATCAATCAAATATTGCATTACTTCGTAGACTTATTCAAAGTCGAGATTTTCAAATTAAGCAAACCGAAGTAGGTAAAGAAAATAAAACTCTCGTAGCAATTTCATATATCGATGGTTTAATTGATGAAGATTTACTTTCAGGTATTAATCAAAAAATAGCTTCATTAAAAATTGATAACTTACTAAGTGCAAATCATTTAGCACAATTAATGGAAGGAAATCCATTTTCACCATTTCCTCAGTTTTTAACAACTGAACGACCAGATGTAGCTGCATTATCATTGCTTGAAGGAAAAGTTGTCATAGTAGTTGATTGTTCATCTGAGGTTATTATTTTACCAATAAATTTTGCAATATTTTTTAAAACGATTGATGATTATACATCAAGAGCGATCGTTACTTCCTTTAATCGCATACTTAGAATTTTTGCATTTTTTATAACGATTTTTTTGCCAGGTGTTTATATTGCAATTATCTCTTTTAATTATGAAATTGTTCCTTTGAAATTACTTCTATCGATCGGTGAATCTAGAGCAAAGGTTCCATTTGACCCTTTATTTGAAGCAATTGTGATGGAGCTTACATTAGAAATGCTAAGAGAAGCGGCCATTAGGTTACCATCCCCAATTAGTACAACAGTTGGAGTTGTGGGAGGAATTGTAATTGGGCAAGCGGCAGTACAAGCAGGTATTGTAAGTAATATTATGGTAATTGTTGTGGCTATAACAGCTATCTCATCATTTATTATTCCGAACTATGAAATGGCATCTAGTTTACGAGTTATTCGATTTCCAGTTATGATTATGGCTTCACTATTTGGCTTAATTGGTTTGATTGTTAGTACAATGGTTCTTATGATTCATGGGTTAAGCTTATCAAGTTTTGATAAACCGTATACATTGCCTTTCTCTCCAATTAATCGTGAGGCATTTATGGACACATTTATAAGAGTACCTTTAAGATATCTTTGGAAAAAACATAGTAAACGTAATGAAGAATAG
- a CDS encoding GerAB/ArcD/ProY family transporter yields the protein MIITKSKITQFQFILMIFGIQVGIGMLSLPRELAQKAGTSSWISILFGGLISTFISILFIKLREKAPTLNYVSFFTFYLGKVIGSIVVFIQAIYFLYAGYLVLARAILYIQSYILQEAKVDVLLVLFLFPTYQLIRGGIHLIAKYIEAIFPIAIFTLFMLLFTLKDADLNFILPIIKNGWMPIFKTIPLTTTSFLGVELILLFYPYLQSKEKAIKGVIIGNVLTTFTYIFVTLICFVLYSPYEIKMTFEPVIDLLSVIEFQYVERLDFILFSLFLMIISKTWVTYIWAGMNGLSELFKFKLFPSVILILFILIIILTFIQVPTFTNTNNHLHYIMISGLYITIGIPILLSISGLIKNRLSKVKIN from the coding sequence ATGATAATTACGAAATCAAAGATTACACAATTTCAATTCATTTTAATGATTTTTGGTATTCAAGTTGGAATTGGAATGTTATCACTGCCAAGAGAACTAGCTCAAAAAGCGGGTACTAGTAGTTGGATTTCAATTCTTTTTGGGGGATTAATTTCAACTTTTATTAGCATTTTATTTATTAAATTAAGAGAAAAAGCTCCTACTTTAAATTACGTAAGTTTTTTTACTTTTTACTTAGGGAAAGTAATTGGCTCAATTGTGGTTTTTATACAGGCAATCTATTTCCTTTATGCAGGATATCTCGTGCTAGCTAGAGCGATTTTGTATATACAATCATATATACTTCAAGAAGCAAAAGTTGATGTTTTATTAGTTTTATTTCTTTTTCCAACATATCAACTGATCAGAGGGGGGATTCATCTAATTGCAAAGTATATCGAAGCGATTTTTCCTATTGCCATTTTTACTTTATTCATGCTCCTATTCACGCTTAAAGATGCCGATCTTAATTTTATTTTACCAATTATTAAGAATGGCTGGATGCCAATTTTTAAAACAATCCCTTTAACAACGACCTCATTTCTAGGTGTAGAATTAATTTTATTATTCTATCCATATTTACAGTCTAAGGAGAAAGCGATAAAAGGAGTTATTATTGGAAATGTTTTGACAACCTTTACTTATATATTTGTAACACTCATTTGCTTTGTTTTATATAGTCCTTATGAAATCAAAATGACATTTGAGCCGGTAATCGATCTTTTAAGTGTAATAGAATTCCAATATGTTGAGAGACTAGATTTCATTTTATTCTCTTTATTTTTAATGATTATATCGAAAACATGGGTCACGTATATTTGGGCAGGGATGAATGGGTTATCAGAGCTATTTAAATTTAAACTATTTCCAAGTGTAATTCTGATTCTTTTTATCTTAATTATCATACTTACATTTATACAAGTCCCAACATTTACAAATACGAATAATCATTTGCATTATATTATGATTTCTGGTCTATACATCACAATAGGTATTCCTATACTTTTATCGATTAGCGGTCTAATAAAAAATAGATTAAGTAAGGTGAAAATCAATTGA
- a CDS encoding Ger(x)C family spore germination protein → MKYFLVCLLSIFLVIGVSGCRGKVNIEDVTLSMILGIDVNDQNKVEVYMASPVFSGETKEKTEHFNVQTLSIKESRNYFDSKSSGVTAGGKIQAILIGSKVLKHKNWFSIMDMFFRDPKFRLNADIIFVDGPLSEVYNLKAKDKPELPIYIPQLLQTADFRNVAFRTSARKIHQMYYEKGITPFAPELAVEDEHLVVNGTTLLTKNNLYNRTLSLQETQLLKILKDHLEGQLVVALDLKKYKKEVDDVFTDEEASFYIKDVKRKIDKKYSNGRYSFNVNLTIPIMITESPIGLTNKTEKGLKNEIEKKLQKQLNNLIQSFQKDKVDPVGFGILAHSFQYADWEKNENHWLDTYQKSNIKVKVKIIVIDKGITM, encoded by the coding sequence TTGAAATATTTTCTAGTATGTTTACTTAGCATTTTTTTAGTAATAGGCGTTTCTGGTTGTAGAGGAAAAGTTAATATAGAAGACGTCACTTTATCGATGATTTTAGGAATTGATGTAAATGATCAAAATAAGGTCGAAGTATATATGGCGAGTCCAGTCTTTAGTGGAGAAACGAAAGAGAAAACAGAACATTTTAATGTACAAACGCTATCAATTAAAGAATCTAGAAATTATTTTGATTCTAAATCTAGTGGAGTAACTGCAGGTGGCAAAATTCAAGCAATCTTAATCGGATCAAAAGTACTAAAACATAAAAATTGGTTTTCGATTATGGATATGTTTTTTCGAGATCCAAAATTTAGATTAAATGCAGATATTATTTTTGTAGATGGTCCTCTTTCGGAAGTTTATAATTTAAAAGCAAAGGATAAACCAGAGTTACCAATCTATATTCCACAATTACTACAAACGGCTGATTTTCGAAATGTGGCCTTTAGGACGTCTGCACGAAAAATTCATCAGATGTATTATGAAAAGGGAATAACTCCTTTTGCACCTGAGTTAGCAGTAGAAGATGAGCATTTAGTAGTTAATGGAACGACATTATTAACGAAAAATAATTTGTATAATCGAACCTTATCATTACAAGAAACTCAGTTGTTAAAAATATTAAAAGATCATTTAGAAGGGCAATTAGTTGTTGCATTAGATTTAAAGAAATATAAAAAAGAAGTAGATGATGTTTTTACTGATGAAGAAGCTAGTTTTTATATTAAAGATGTTAAGCGAAAAATTGATAAAAAATATTCAAATGGTCGATATAGCTTTAATGTAAACTTGACAATTCCGATCATGATTACTGAATCACCAATTGGTTTAACTAACAAAACGGAGAAAGGTTTAAAAAATGAAATAGAAAAAAAATTACAAAAACAATTGAATAATTTAATCCAATCTTTTCAAAAAGATAAAGTTGATCCAGTTGGATTTGGCATACTTGCTCATTCATTTCAATATGCTGATTGGGAAAAAAATGAGAATCATTGGCTTGATACATATCAAAAATCAAATATAAAAGTAAAAGTTAAAATTATTGTTATTGATAAAGGAATCACGATGTAA
- a CDS encoding MFS transporter — MKNERLWTKDFLSVSLSGFFVFLVFYTLMATLPIFVIDNLGQEDSKVGLVVTSFLIASVAIRPFAGIWLDTIGRRKILIISLVFFTLTTFLYPFINNFALLLLLRFAQGIAFGLGTTATGTIVAEIVPVSRRGEGMSYYSSSMILAMVFGPYLGINLMNHFTFHILFFVCGFFAIISLIFGLFIAIPKQTLKAKTRIKPSQLIERSALPISITSAIISFGYSGIISFITLYAKNLGFVDVASFFFIVYAVFILGSRPFTGKLFDRKGANIIVYPGIILFTIGLVVLSFSTVPPIFLFSAALIGLGYGSIVPSFQTLAINTAAPAKKGMATATFFMLFDVGMGIGSYVLGIVSAKTSFHIMYVITAIAVLSTTVIYYLLHDRKQRKAIDFENAAA, encoded by the coding sequence TTGAAAAACGAGCGTTTATGGACAAAGGATTTTCTAAGTGTAAGCTTAAGTGGATTTTTTGTATTTTTAGTATTTTATACGTTGATGGCGACATTGCCGATTTTTGTGATTGATAATTTAGGCCAAGAAGATAGTAAAGTTGGTCTTGTAGTAACATCCTTTCTTATCGCCTCAGTTGCAATTCGTCCATTTGCAGGTATCTGGCTTGATACGATTGGTCGCAGAAAAATCCTAATCATTTCATTAGTTTTCTTTACATTAACAACATTTTTATATCCTTTTATAAATAATTTTGCATTATTACTATTATTGCGTTTTGCACAAGGGATTGCTTTTGGTCTAGGAACAACCGCGACAGGTACAATAGTAGCTGAAATAGTTCCTGTATCACGTAGAGGCGAAGGTATGAGTTATTATAGCTCATCCATGATCCTTGCAATGGTTTTTGGTCCTTATCTTGGTATAAATTTAATGAATCATTTCACCTTCCATATTTTGTTTTTTGTTTGTGGATTCTTCGCAATTATTTCACTTATTTTCGGTCTATTCATTGCGATTCCTAAACAAACATTAAAAGCGAAAACTCGAATTAAACCATCACAATTAATTGAGCGTTCAGCATTACCAATCTCAATTACTTCAGCAATTATCTCTTTTGGTTACAGTGGTATCATTTCATTTATCACATTATACGCAAAGAATTTAGGTTTTGTAGATGTTGCTAGTTTCTTTTTTATTGTTTATGCAGTTTTCATTTTAGGATCCAGACCTTTCACTGGTAAACTATTTGATCGTAAAGGAGCAAACATAATTGTTTATCCTGGGATCATCTTATTTACGATTGGTCTAGTTGTCTTGAGTTTTTCAACTGTACCACCAATCTTTTTGTTTTCCGCTGCATTAATCGGACTAGGCTATGGTTCAATCGTACCTAGTTTTCAAACATTAGCGATTAACACTGCTGCCCCTGCTAAAAAGGGAATGGCGACAGCGACATTTTTTATGTTATTTGATGTCGGCATGGGAATTGGCTCTTACGTACTTGGAATTGTATCAGCAAAAACATCTTTCCATATTATGTACGTAATAACTGCAATTGCTGTATTGTCAACGACTGTCATTTACTATTTATTGCATGACCGTAAACAAAGAAAGGCTATAGATTTTGAAAATGCTGCTGCATAA
- a CDS encoding MarR family winged helix-turn-helix transcriptional regulator: MRKKQPFFFLLNQTTRQFSKSFNEHLVPTGLYLAQWSVIHYIHLHGPCTQRTICSNLNIEPPTLTRTLRRMEVLDLIVRKEGIDKREKMIHLTDKAINQFDSWKEQIISFENDVMKDIPDEELDIALQVFQKMMNNMKASEVTKQGE; this comes from the coding sequence ATGCGCAAAAAGCAGCCTTTCTTTTTTTTATTAAATCAAACTACACGTCAGTTTTCGAAATCATTTAATGAGCATCTCGTTCCTACTGGGCTGTATTTGGCACAATGGTCCGTTATTCACTATATCCATTTACATGGACCTTGTACTCAACGAACAATTTGTTCTAATCTAAATATTGAACCACCTACACTGACACGAACACTACGTAGAATGGAAGTTTTAGACTTAATTGTTCGTAAAGAAGGAATAGACAAAAGAGAAAAAATGATTCATCTAACTGATAAAGCTATAAATCAATTTGATAGTTGGAAAGAGCAAATCATCTCATTTGAGAATGATGTTATGAAAGATATACCCGATGAAGAGCTTGATATTGCACTTCAAGTTTTTCAAAAAATGATGAACAATATGAAAGCGTCGGAGGTTACTAAACAGGGGGAATAA
- a CDS encoding YitT family protein, protein MAEAIQSTNGKSHKMKILQRTIAMLVGALLVATGLEIFLVPNDVIDGGITGISIMFSHLTGLPLGVFLFVLNLPFFYLGYKQIGKTFAISTILGITVLSYLTSMFHHIPAFTEDILLATIFGGMVLGVGVGLAIRFGGALDGIEILAIIINSKIPFSVGEIIMVFNLFILGAAGFIFSWDRAMYSIIAYLVAFKTIDIVVEGLEQSKSAWIISDKSEDIGESILFRMGRGVTYINGTGAYSGETTKVIYCVITRLEEAELKTIVDDIDPSAFLAISDIAEVRGGRFKKKNVH, encoded by the coding sequence ATGGCAGAAGCAATACAGTCAACAAATGGAAAATCTCATAAAATGAAGATTTTACAAAGAACAATCGCTATGTTAGTCGGTGCATTACTTGTAGCGACTGGTCTTGAAATATTTTTAGTACCAAATGATGTAATCGATGGTGGAATAACAGGTATTTCAATTATGTTTTCCCATCTTACAGGGCTTCCACTTGGCGTATTTCTTTTTGTATTAAACCTTCCATTTTTTTATTTAGGCTATAAGCAAATAGGGAAAACGTTCGCAATTTCGACGATACTTGGCATCACTGTTCTTTCCTATTTAACAAGTATGTTTCATCATATCCCTGCATTTACGGAAGATATATTACTTGCAACGATTTTTGGAGGTATGGTTCTAGGTGTTGGAGTAGGATTAGCAATTCGATTTGGTGGAGCACTAGACGGGATTGAGATTTTAGCGATCATTATTAATAGTAAGATTCCATTTTCCGTTGGTGAAATCATTATGGTTTTCAACTTATTTATTTTAGGAGCTGCTGGATTCATTTTTTCTTGGGATCGAGCAATGTACTCAATTATTGCATATTTAGTCGCATTTAAAACAATTGATATCGTAGTGGAAGGATTAGAACAATCAAAATCAGCATGGATTATTAGTGACAAAAGTGAAGATATTGGAGAATCAATTCTTTTTAGAATGGGCCGTGGTGTTACATATATAAATGGTACAGGAGCATACTCAGGTGAAACTACAAAGGTTATCTATTGTGTTATCACTCGATTAGAAGAAGCAGAATTAAAAACAATTGTCGATGACATTGACCCATCTGCCTTTCTAGCAATTTCAGATATTGCAGAAGTACGTGGTGGAAGATTTAAAAAGAAAAATGTACATTAG
- a CDS encoding FAD-binding dehydrogenase: protein MEKFDVIVVGAGLAGLVATAEIADAGKSVLLLDQEPKASIGGQAWWSFGGLFLVDSPEQRRLGIKDSRELAWQDWLGTAGFDREDDEDYWGKKWAEAYVEFASGEKRQWLYDMGVRFFPIVGWAERGGYLAEGHGNSVPRFHVVWGTGPGIVAPFERRVREHMKKGLVEFRSRHRVDQLLTRDGAVVGVSGSLLEPSKSERGEDSSREIIGDFQYGAKAVLVSSGGIGANFDLIRQNWPSRLGTPPKRMISGVPAHVDGRMLAITENAGGRIVNRDRMWHYTEGIKNWNPVWSNHGIRILPGPSSIWLDARGQRFPAPNFPGFDTLGTLQAIQQTGYDYSWFILTKKIIQKEFALSGSEQNPDLTGKSIKQVMKRATSGIPAPVKAFMEKGEDFVVAETLEELVEGMNKITGETLLNYDEIQRQLIARDREMDNKFTKDLQITALRGARNYIGDKLIRVASPHKILDPKNGPLIAVRLNIVSRKTLGGLQTNLDGNVLNSLGDAIPGLYAAGEVSGFGGGGVHGYRAMEGTFLGGCLFSGRQAGRAISRDLE from the coding sequence ATGGAGAAGTTCGATGTGATTGTTGTTGGAGCAGGATTAGCTGGTTTAGTCGCAACTGCTGAAATAGCTGATGCTGGGAAAAGTGTATTGTTATTAGACCAGGAACCGAAAGCATCAATAGGTGGTCAGGCTTGGTGGTCATTTGGTGGGTTATTTTTAGTAGATTCTCCTGAGCAACGAAGGTTAGGTATTAAAGATTCGAGGGAATTAGCATGGCAGGATTGGCTTGGAACAGCAGGATTTGATCGAGAAGATGATGAGGATTATTGGGGAAAGAAATGGGCAGAAGCATATGTCGAGTTTGCATCAGGTGAGAAGAGGCAATGGCTTTATGACATGGGGGTGAGATTTTTTCCAATCGTCGGTTGGGCTGAACGTGGAGGATATCTTGCAGAAGGGCATGGAAATTCAGTGCCCCGATTTCACGTAGTATGGGGTACAGGTCCTGGTATTGTTGCTCCTTTTGAACGAAGAGTTCGAGAGCATATGAAAAAAGGTTTAGTAGAATTCAGATCCCGACATCGGGTTGATCAACTACTTACACGAGATGGAGCGGTAGTAGGTGTAAGTGGTTCTTTATTAGAACCAAGTAAGTCAGAAAGAGGAGAAGATAGCTCTCGCGAAATAATTGGTGACTTTCAATATGGTGCAAAGGCAGTTTTAGTATCAAGTGGCGGTATTGGAGCGAACTTTGATTTAATACGCCAAAATTGGCCAAGTCGATTAGGTACCCCGCCGAAAAGGATGATATCTGGTGTACCGGCACATGTTGATGGTCGAATGCTTGCCATTACTGAAAATGCTGGTGGTCGAATTGTTAATCGTGATCGAATGTGGCACTATACTGAAGGCATAAAAAATTGGAATCCGGTATGGAGCAATCATGGAATCCGTATTCTTCCAGGACCATCATCAATTTGGTTAGATGCACGTGGACAACGTTTTCCTGCACCTAATTTTCCTGGTTTTGATACTTTAGGTACATTACAAGCCATTCAACAAACTGGTTATGATTACTCCTGGTTTATTTTAACGAAAAAAATTATTCAAAAAGAATTTGCACTTTCAGGTTCGGAACAAAATCCTGATTTAACTGGAAAAAGCATAAAACAGGTGATGAAAAGAGCAACTTCAGGGATACCGGCACCGGTAAAAGCTTTTATGGAAAAAGGAGAGGATTTTGTCGTTGCAGAAACATTAGAAGAGCTTGTTGAAGGCATGAATAAGATAACCGGAGAAACTTTACTAAACTATGATGAAATCCAACGTCAACTGATCGCACGTGATCGTGAAATGGATAATAAATTTACAAAAGACTTACAAATCACAGCCTTAAGGGGCGCTCGAAATTATATTGGTGATAAATTAATTCGGGTTGCATCTCCTCATAAAATTTTAGACCCAAAAAACGGTCCGTTAATTGCTGTTCGTTTAAACATTGTAAGTCGTAAAACACTTGGTGGACTTCAAACAAATTTAGATGGAAATGTATTAAATTCTTTGGGCGATGCAATTCCTGGACTATATGCAGCAGGTGAAGTTTCTGGATTCGGCGGCGGTGGTGTACATGGTTATCGCGCGATGGAGGGAACATTTTTAGGCGGTTGTTTATTTTCAGGTAGACAAGCAGGAAGAGCGATTAGTAGAGATTTAGAATAA
- a CDS encoding SDR family oxidoreductase → MKLTGNTILITGGSTGIGLAFAERFIKSGNKVIVTGRRENVLENAKEKFPNLITHVSDLSYESERVSLFEWVTKNYPEVNVLVNNAGIQQRFNILKSDAKNDWKNFNKEIITNIEAPIHLSMLFAPYFAAKEAATIINVSSGLAFTPLVIAPIYSATKAAIHSFTISLRHQLSESSVEVIEVAPPAVNTDLGGAGLHIQGEPLDEFADGIFMGLREGKQEIGYGTSVERLRMSRDEVDEHVTKMYNMLKNTIQ, encoded by the coding sequence ATGAAACTTACAGGAAATACAATCCTTATTACAGGTGGAAGTACAGGGATCGGATTAGCTTTTGCAGAACGCTTTATTAAATCTGGAAATAAAGTCATAGTTACTGGACGACGTGAAAATGTACTTGAAAATGCGAAAGAAAAATTCCCAAATCTTATTACACATGTGAGTGATTTGAGCTATGAATCAGAACGTGTATCATTGTTTGAGTGGGTAACAAAGAACTATCCAGAAGTAAATGTACTAGTAAACAATGCAGGGATACAACAACGTTTTAATATCTTAAAATCAGATGCGAAGAACGATTGGAAAAATTTTAATAAAGAAATCATAACTAATATTGAAGCACCAATCCATTTGTCAATGCTGTTTGCACCATATTTTGCTGCAAAAGAAGCGGCAACAATCATTAATGTTTCATCGGGATTAGCTTTTACTCCGTTGGTCATTGCGCCAATCTACTCAGCAACAAAAGCTGCAATCCATTCTTTTACAATAAGTTTACGTCACCAGCTTTCCGAATCATCTGTGGAAGTAATTGAAGTTGCTCCTCCTGCAGTTAATACTGATTTAGGTGGAGCAGGATTGCATATCCAAGGAGAACCTTTAGATGAATTCGCAGATGGGATTTTCATGGGATTAAGAGAAGGGAAACAAGAAATCGGATATGGAACTTCAGTTGAACGACTTCGTATGTCGCGAGATGAAGTCGATGAACATGTTACAAAAATGTATAATATGTTGAAAAATACAATTCAATAA
- a CDS encoding alpha-keto acid decarboxylase family protein, with amino-acid sequence MDKMKNTVSPDTHADMAQKTVGQFLFDCLKQEGITEIFGVAGDYNFSLLDTLERYNGIQFIEGRNELNAGYASDGYARIKGISALITTFGVGELNACNAIAGAYSEHVPIIHIVGSPKEKDQKEHKLMHHTLMDGDFNVFRNMYKQITAYSAILTPENAMIEIPAAIRIAKEKKQPVYLVVADDLVDQPILNRIEPTPQLKTSNLKSLQAATNHVRQLLECAKRPVILVDVKTMRFGLQAAVLQLADAMNIPVASMMFGKGAFDETHPNYIGMYLGSFGSSEVQSTVENADCIIAIGLVPADTNTANFTAKLNSMVTINIQSDQVKIAEAVYPNVLDTDMLKAVQNVGYKGQGLFRKVSFPYDHINVSTEEPLKAAGYYPLFQRMLKKDDIMIVEIGTFYNGMAEVRLPSNITYIGQGGWGSIGYATPSTFGACIAAPERRVLLFTGDGSLQLTAQEISSMLYYGCKPIIFVLNNNGYTIEKYLNVKTKNQTYNNIPRWSYTKLAEAFGGNAFTAIVRTYGELEQAINQVEIECSERLCIIEMIVKDPLDAPENMKKMYKYLEKQAMQRNQK; translated from the coding sequence ATGGATAAAATGAAGAATACAGTCAGTCCCGACACACATGCTGATATGGCACAAAAAACAGTTGGGCAGTTTTTGTTTGATTGCTTGAAGCAAGAAGGCATTACAGAAATTTTCGGCGTCGCAGGGGACTATAATTTTTCACTACTTGATACGTTAGAGCGATATAACGGAATCCAGTTTATAGAAGGACGGAACGAACTAAACGCAGGTTACGCTTCAGATGGCTATGCAAGAATCAAGGGGATATCTGCTCTTATTACAACGTTTGGTGTTGGGGAATTGAATGCGTGTAATGCGATAGCTGGAGCCTATAGTGAACACGTTCCGATCATCCACATTGTTGGTTCGCCAAAAGAAAAAGATCAAAAAGAGCACAAGCTGATGCACCACACTCTAATGGATGGGGATTTTAATGTATTTCGCAATATGTATAAACAGATAACGGCCTATAGTGCGATACTCACACCTGAAAACGCCATGATTGAAATTCCTGCTGCTATTCGCATTGCAAAAGAAAAGAAACAACCTGTTTACCTCGTTGTGGCCGATGATTTAGTGGATCAGCCGATTCTGAACCGGATAGAGCCGACACCACAACTCAAAACGTCAAACTTAAAATCTCTTCAGGCTGCGACTAATCATGTCCGACAACTACTCGAATGTGCAAAGCGGCCGGTTATTCTAGTGGATGTAAAAACAATGCGTTTTGGCCTTCAGGCTGCAGTTCTACAACTAGCAGACGCGATGAATATACCTGTTGCGTCCATGATGTTCGGTAAAGGGGCATTTGATGAAACCCATCCAAATTATATTGGAATGTACTTAGGTTCGTTTGGAAGTTCTGAAGTTCAAAGTACAGTAGAAAACGCAGACTGTATCATTGCGATTGGCTTGGTACCCGCGGACACCAATACAGCGAATTTTACTGCAAAATTAAATTCAATGGTGACCATTAATATCCAATCGGACCAAGTCAAGATTGCTGAGGCGGTATATCCGAACGTTCTTGATACGGACATGCTTAAAGCAGTACAAAATGTGGGTTATAAAGGTCAAGGATTGTTTAGAAAAGTGTCATTTCCATATGATCATATTAATGTAAGTACTGAAGAACCACTTAAGGCAGCCGGCTATTATCCGCTTTTCCAACGTATGCTGAAAAAGGACGACATTATGATCGTTGAGATTGGTACATTCTACAATGGTATGGCAGAGGTTAGACTGCCAAGTAACATTACATATATTGGGCAAGGAGGCTGGGGATCAATCGGATACGCAACCCCCTCGACATTTGGTGCCTGTATTGCTGCCCCAGAACGTCGGGTGTTGCTGTTTACAGGTGATGGTTCACTACAGCTAACTGCACAAGAAATCAGCTCCATGCTCTATTACGGCTGTAAACCGATTATTTTTGTCTTAAACAATAACGGTTATACCATCGAAAAATATTTAAATGTAAAAACTAAAAATCAAACATACAACAATATCCCTAGGTGGTCTTACACTAAGTTAGCTGAGGCCTTTGGAGGAAATGCGTTTACTGCTATTGTTCGTACATATGGAGAGCTTGAACAGGCTATAAACCAAGTTGAAATTGAATGTTCCGAAAGACTCTGTATTATTGAAATGATTGTAAAAGACCCATTGGACGCACCAGAAAATATGAAAAAGATGTACAAGTACTTGGAGAAGCAGGCAATGCAACGCAACCAAAAATAG